The Methanocalculus natronophilus DNA segment CATACTTTAAGATTTTTTCTCTTGTTTTGTCACTAATTCCCGATTTGCCATTTAATGCTTTAGAAACCGTTGATGGGGCAACGTTTAATTCTTTGGCAATATCGTAAATTGTCTTTCCCATGAAAAGCCTCCAGTAATTGTGTTCTAAT contains these protein-coding regions:
- a CDS encoding LacI family DNA-binding transcriptional regulator, which encodes MGKTIYDIAKELNVAPSTVSKALNGKSGISDKTREKILKYAEEVRYYANYNASN